One Methylocystis iwaonis genomic window, TGGTATCACTATGCGCGCCCGACCAAGCTGCCGATCTAAGAGGCGAAAAGACCGATGAAACTCCTGCGCCTCGCTCCGGAGAATACGAAATTCCCCTTCATGCGCTTCCGGCGCGTGAGCTATCCCTTCTCGGCCGTATTGTCGCTGGTCGCCGTCGCGCTCTTCATCTTCAAGGGCATGAATTTCGGCATCGATTTCGCGGGCGGCACAGTCATCGAGCTGCGCGCCAAATCGGGCTTCGCGGAAGTCGCGACGCTGCGCGGCCTCGGCGAAAACCTGAAGCTCGGCGACATCGAAGTGCAGGCTTTCGGCAATCAGGCCGACGCCACGCTGCGTTTCGGCCTGCAGCCCGGCGGCGACAAGGCGCAGCAGGAAGCCGTCGAGAAGGTCCGCGGCGCGGTCGAGACTCAATATGACGTGCGCCGCGTCGAAGTGGTCGGCCCCCGCGTGTCGAACGAGCTGGTGCAATCGGGCACGCTGGGCGTCGTCATCTCGATCCTCGCAGTGCTGACCTACCTCTGGTTCCGCTTCGAATGGCAGTTCGCCATCGGCGCCGTCATCGCGACGATGCACGACCTTCTGCTCACGGTCGGCTTCTTCTCGATCACCCAGCTCGAATTCAACACCACTTCGATCGCCGCCATTCTCACGATCGTCGGCTATTCGCTGAACGAAACGGTCGTCGTGCTCGACCGTATCCGCGAGAATATGCGCAAGTATAAGAA contains:
- the secF gene encoding protein translocase subunit SecF; this encodes MKLLRLAPENTKFPFMRFRRVSYPFSAVLSLVAVALFIFKGMNFGIDFAGGTVIELRAKSGFAEVATLRGLGENLKLGDIEVQAFGNQADATLRFGLQPGGDKAQQEAVEKVRGAVETQYDVRRVEVVGPRVSNELVQSGTLGVVISILAVLTYLWFRFEWQFAIGAVIATMHDLLLTVGFFSITQLEFNTTSIAAILTIVGYSLNETVVVLDRIRENMRKYKKLATAQMVDMSINAVLPRTIMTATTVMLALIALVVFGGQVIRSFSLAMIWGIFVATYSSIFICSPMLIYLGLRNEDVARPAEEKAEAEAGTEIEYHGSSDAYAASMSDDIGDTPVPVAPKRPAPKAAAKPKSSARRRPK